A window of the Euzebya pacifica genome harbors these coding sequences:
- a CDS encoding patatin-like phospholipase family protein, with product MTTLGIVLGGGGARGLAHIGVLRALADVDVHPDVLVGVSMGAVVGATYAARSDWLSALQSLDRSALPGHENLVDAEGFDLLRAVVRSAVRMAPKVVSFGVNGYEDFGRRTMAELLGGTPDFADLRMPFAAVATDLAGGRRAVLDAGDVTDAVMASAALPVLTRPLELEQGRYLDGGFADPAPVDVARAMGADVVLMVHVGSAPVGLGEATVDGALKGVLRGLEIGVAEFVQSRLIQADVVVAPPFGAGVSWLSFDRADDLAQMGYDAMRGQLDAVLELLDG from the coding sequence ATGACCACGCTCGGAATCGTCCTCGGTGGAGGCGGCGCCCGCGGGCTGGCCCACATCGGGGTGCTCCGGGCCCTCGCCGACGTGGACGTGCATCCGGATGTCCTGGTCGGAGTCTCGATGGGGGCGGTCGTGGGGGCGACCTACGCCGCCCGGTCCGATTGGCTGTCGGCGCTGCAGTCGCTGGACCGCAGCGCCCTGCCAGGCCACGAGAACCTCGTGGACGCCGAGGGCTTCGACCTGCTGCGCGCGGTGGTCCGCAGCGCGGTCCGGATGGCGCCGAAGGTCGTCAGCTTCGGGGTCAACGGGTACGAGGACTTCGGCCGCCGGACCATGGCCGAGCTGCTCGGGGGCACCCCGGACTTCGCCGACCTGCGGATGCCCTTCGCGGCCGTGGCCACCGACCTGGCCGGCGGTCGACGGGCCGTCCTGGACGCCGGGGACGTCACCGACGCGGTGATGGCCAGCGCCGCCCTGCCGGTGCTGACGCGGCCACTGGAGCTGGAGCAGGGCCGCTACCTCGACGGCGGGTTCGCCGACCCCGCACCGGTCGACGTGGCCCGGGCGATGGGCGCCGATGTGGTGCTGATGGTCCACGTGGGGTCGGCGCCGGTGGGCCTGGGGGAGGCGACGGTGGACGGGGCCCTCAAGGGTGTCCTGCGCGGTCTGGAGATCGGCGTGGCCGAGTTCGTCCAGTCACGGCTGATCCAGGCCGATGTGGTCGTCGCCCCGCCGTTCGGCGCCGGCGTCTCGTGGCTGTCGTTCGACCGGGCCGACGACCTCGCGCAGATGGGGTACGACGCGATGCGCGGGCAGCTCGACGCGGTGCTGGAGCTGCTGGACGGGTGA
- the aat gene encoding leucyl/phenylalanyl-tRNA--protein transferase yields the protein MFPDPRQAPADAPLAIGEDFRPSTLVEAYRNGIFPWPDGGGEVFWWSPDPRAVFVVGSVRRSRSLRQVIRRDDLDVTFDTAFPAVMAACADRAEEGTWITQRMQAAYESLHRMGHAHSVEVWRDGVLVGGLYGIAVGGVFTGESMFHRVSNASKVALVALDDHLLDRGFSLIDAQLHTDHLESMGARMVDREAFLDVLHAVRDAPITFL from the coding sequence ATGTTCCCCGACCCGCGGCAGGCGCCGGCGGATGCCCCGCTGGCCATCGGTGAGGACTTCCGACCGTCCACCCTCGTCGAGGCCTACCGCAACGGCATCTTCCCGTGGCCCGACGGCGGCGGCGAGGTGTTCTGGTGGTCGCCCGACCCGAGGGCGGTGTTCGTCGTCGGTTCGGTCAGGCGGTCCCGGTCGTTGCGGCAGGTGATCCGCAGGGACGACCTCGACGTCACGTTCGACACGGCCTTCCCGGCGGTCATGGCAGCATGTGCCGACCGGGCCGAGGAGGGCACCTGGATCACCCAGCGGATGCAGGCGGCCTACGAGTCCCTGCACCGGATGGGCCACGCCCATTCGGTGGAGGTGTGGCGTGACGGCGTGCTGGTCGGGGGCCTGTACGGCATCGCAGTCGGCGGCGTGTTCACCGGGGAATCGATGTTCCACCGGGTCAGCAACGCCTCGAAGGTGGCGCTCGTCGCGCTGGACGACCACCTGCTCGACCGCGGCTTCTCCCTGATCGATGCGCAGCTGCACACCGATCACCTCGAGTCGATGGGCGCCCGGATGGTGGACCGGGAAGCCTTCCTCGACGTGCTCCACGCCGTCCGGGACGCCCCGATCACCTTCCTGTGA
- a CDS encoding MXAN_6640 family putative metalloprotease: MRSLVVPALVAVVVAFGGVAAETDGPRNALDGTVLLRPTTEGSSDEFQAPEGQRYHVDTPHFRIHFTDTGPDAATIAFVKDTATVLEEVWVAEVERLGWPEPLPDEGLGGTDRHGQDLVDVYLVDLDDGPYGYVAADEENPCVLCRSVHGFLVLENDYIGYEPNPPDALRSTAAHEFAHLIHMRMAWDGEPWAYEATAVWMEQAVYPDADARTAYLQDFAARPELPLSDFSLGGGGFDRAYGAYVWNLWLAERYGDDVIRQVWQAASDADSHLLGGYATVLAERGTSLDEEMVAFVAATAAWEVAGFPGEPLPYPTISRAGTLASGEVTEVAVDHAAAHVVDLEGVGDAVTVTVRGPRHVAGGVAVVATGEGRVVQAIDGTLFDGQATVTLVGLADAGRVSLVVVNADAALARPKRAGDDRASYLNDEVVWVVGVDVDPGAPQKR, translated from the coding sequence GTGCGCAGCCTTGTCGTCCCGGCGTTGGTCGCCGTCGTCGTGGCGTTCGGCGGCGTCGCGGCGGAAACCGACGGGCCCCGGAACGCCCTTGACGGCACCGTCCTCCTGCGACCGACCACGGAGGGGTCCTCCGACGAGTTCCAGGCGCCCGAGGGGCAGCGCTACCACGTCGACACCCCGCACTTCCGGATCCACTTCACCGACACGGGACCGGACGCGGCAACGATCGCCTTCGTCAAGGACACCGCGACGGTCCTGGAGGAGGTGTGGGTCGCGGAGGTCGAGCGCCTCGGGTGGCCCGAACCGCTTCCCGACGAGGGCCTGGGTGGCACGGACCGCCACGGACAGGACCTGGTCGACGTCTACCTGGTGGACCTCGACGACGGGCCCTACGGCTATGTGGCAGCCGACGAGGAGAACCCCTGCGTCCTGTGCCGGTCGGTCCACGGGTTCCTCGTCCTGGAGAACGACTACATCGGCTACGAGCCCAACCCGCCCGATGCCCTCAGGTCGACCGCAGCCCACGAGTTCGCGCACCTGATCCACATGCGGATGGCCTGGGACGGGGAACCGTGGGCCTACGAGGCCACGGCCGTGTGGATGGAGCAGGCCGTCTATCCCGATGCCGATGCCCGCACCGCCTACCTGCAGGACTTCGCCGCGCGACCCGAGCTCCCGCTGTCGGACTTCTCCCTCGGCGGGGGCGGGTTCGACCGGGCCTACGGGGCCTACGTGTGGAACCTCTGGCTGGCCGAGCGGTACGGCGACGACGTGATCCGGCAGGTGTGGCAGGCCGCAAGTGACGCCGACTCCCACCTGCTCGGCGGGTACGCCACGGTCCTGGCCGAGCGCGGCACCTCCCTGGACGAGGAGATGGTGGCGTTCGTCGCCGCCACGGCGGCATGGGAGGTCGCCGGGTTCCCCGGCGAACCCCTTCCCTATCCCACGATCAGCCGCGCCGGCACGCTCGCCAGCGGCGAGGTGACGGAGGTCGCCGTCGACCACGCCGCCGCGCACGTCGTCGACCTCGAGGGGGTCGGTGACGCCGTCACGGTCACCGTGCGGGGACCGAGGCACGTTGCTGGTGGAGTCGCCGTCGTGGCCACGGGCGAGGGCCGGGTCGTCCAGGCGATCGACGGGACGCTCTTCGACGGCCAGGCCACGGTCACGTTGGTCGGCCTCGCTGATGCCGGACGGGTCTCGCTGGTGGTGGTCAACGCCGACGCCGCCCTGGCCCGGCCGAAGCGGGCCGGCGACGATCGGGCGTCCTACCTCAACGACGAGGTCGTCTGGGTGGTCGGCGTGGACGTCGACCCCGGCGCGCCCCAGAAGCGCTGA
- a CDS encoding flavin-containing monooxygenase: MLSLLLAKVSTPRPTRTLRVVIVGAGFSGMAMALAMKRDGHADEMVIIDAAEDLGGTWRDNTYPGCACDVPSPVYSLRGQPNDWPRFFSEQPDILDYMHRVADHHDLRRHMRFGTEIIRQEWDEARACWLLTTAAGETMEADVVVNGVGPLTRAVIPDIPGRDDFTGPAFHSAHWRDDVDLEGARVGIIGTGASAVQIVPSIVDEVGAMTVFQRTPGWVLPKLDREFSGLERLLLRRVPGAHRVLREVTNLILEHGVWRMLERNPRAAARLRSAGTWNIHRAVEDPDLREKLTPTIEPGCKRLLLSNTYYPALARDHVEVATEGIERITPSGVRLVDGTEVALDVIIWGTGFDAHHFWAPMEVIGRDGQDLHDAWSSHAAAYNSLAAPGFPNTFFLLGPNSGTGHNSVVLMAEAQADYVVQALEHLRAGRADWLEPTQQAADAYAAEMAERHADLVWASGCGSWYLNEDGVNDTLYPGRVGHYQRRVSTFDPESWSFGRRRVAPADAEPAIA; this comes from the coding sequence ATGTTGAGCCTGCTCCTCGCCAAGGTGTCCACACCCCGCCCCACCCGAACGCTGCGCGTGGTGATCGTCGGGGCCGGCTTCAGCGGCATGGCGATGGCGCTGGCGATGAAGCGGGACGGCCACGCCGACGAGATGGTCATCATCGACGCGGCCGAGGACCTCGGCGGGACGTGGCGGGACAACACCTACCCCGGCTGTGCCTGCGACGTGCCCTCGCCGGTGTACTCCCTGCGCGGCCAGCCCAACGACTGGCCGCGGTTCTTCTCCGAACAGCCCGACATCCTCGACTACATGCACCGGGTCGCCGACCACCACGACCTGCGTCGCCACATGCGCTTCGGCACCGAGATCATCCGGCAGGAGTGGGACGAGGCCCGCGCCTGCTGGCTGCTGACGACGGCGGCGGGCGAGACGATGGAGGCCGACGTCGTCGTCAACGGTGTGGGTCCCCTGACCCGAGCGGTCATCCCGGACATCCCCGGCCGCGACGACTTCACCGGGCCAGCGTTCCACTCCGCCCACTGGCGCGACGACGTGGACCTCGAGGGTGCGAGGGTCGGCATCATCGGCACCGGGGCCTCGGCCGTGCAGATCGTCCCGAGCATCGTCGACGAGGTCGGCGCGATGACGGTCTTCCAGCGGACGCCCGGCTGGGTGCTGCCCAAGCTCGACCGCGAGTTCTCCGGCCTCGAACGGCTGCTCCTCCGGCGGGTCCCGGGGGCCCACCGCGTCCTGCGCGAGGTCACGAACCTGATCCTCGAGCACGGCGTGTGGCGCATGCTCGAACGCAACCCCCGGGCGGCGGCACGGCTCCGCAGCGCGGGCACCTGGAACATCCACCGCGCCGTGGAGGACCCCGACCTCCGCGAGAAGCTGACGCCGACGATCGAACCCGGCTGCAAGCGGCTGCTGCTCTCCAACACCTACTACCCGGCCCTGGCCCGCGACCACGTCGAGGTCGCGACCGAGGGCATCGAGCGGATCACCCCGTCGGGGGTCCGCCTGGTCGACGGCACCGAGGTGGCGCTCGACGTGATCATCTGGGGCACCGGCTTCGACGCCCACCACTTCTGGGCGCCCATGGAGGTCATAGGCCGGGACGGCCAGGACCTGCACGACGCCTGGTCCAGCCACGCAGCGGCCTACAACTCCCTGGCTGCCCCTGGGTTCCCGAACACCTTCTTCCTGCTCGGGCCCAACAGCGGCACCGGCCACAACTCCGTCGTGCTGATGGCCGAGGCCCAGGCCGACTACGTCGTCCAGGCCCTCGAACACCTTCGCGCCGGGCGCGCCGACTGGCTGGAACCGACCCAGCAGGCCGCCGACGCCTACGCCGCGGAGATGGCCGAACGGCACGCGGACCTGGTGTGGGCGTCGGGCTGCGGCAGCTGGTACCTCAACGAGGACGGCGTCAACGACACCCTCTACCCGGGCCGGGTGGGCCACTACCAGCGGCGGGTGTCGACCTTCGACCCCGAGTCGTGGTCCTTCGGCCGCCGTCGCGTTGCCCCCGCCGACGCCGAACCGGCGATCGCCTGA
- a CDS encoding amidohydrolase produces the protein MTEPGVGERVLWVGRGLAAVGGIDPTHRAVLVDGDQIAWTGSDPADAPAHDRVEDLGAVWLTPGFVDAHVHATATGLERVGVALAGARSLEDALARVRAHVERVDPAVVHGTGWDDQSWPEQRPPTADELFDAAGGRPTVLFRVDGHSCVVDRGLLARLDLGAVGQHVMRDIDGLPTGWLLEEAVAVAQGALVGLLGPAAIDRARQETCRAALALGITSIHEMGIPELSDITDALAWATGPWPLEVHAYWADLAWQSGGPLRPGGDLFLDGSIGSCTAAASAPYLANDGVRINGELFHDDEAVTDFFVRATHAGLGAGVHAIGDEATGQAVRALVRAAEVCGVDAVRTARHRIEHLELVSRADVTTLGRLGVVASVQPAFDATWNGPAGLYEHRFGRDRADTTNPFSWLAADGVAMCFSSDSTVTPMDPWSGIRAAQHHHGGLAIDRRTALEAATIGGHVAVGREDLVGALLPGRRADIVAWPGDPLTSDAPWDWTPTAVLVAGHPT, from the coding sequence GTGACCGAACCGGGGGTGGGCGAACGCGTCCTGTGGGTGGGCCGCGGGCTCGCCGCCGTCGGGGGGATCGACCCGACCCACCGGGCCGTGCTGGTCGACGGGGACCAGATCGCCTGGACGGGCAGCGACCCGGCCGACGCACCCGCCCACGACCGGGTGGAGGACCTGGGTGCGGTGTGGCTGACCCCCGGGTTCGTCGACGCCCACGTGCACGCCACGGCGACCGGCCTCGAACGAGTCGGGGTCGCGCTCGCCGGCGCGAGGTCACTCGAGGACGCCCTTGCCCGCGTCCGCGCCCACGTCGAGCGCGTCGATCCGGCGGTCGTCCACGGCACCGGTTGGGACGACCAGTCCTGGCCCGAGCAGCGGCCACCGACCGCCGACGAGCTCTTCGACGCCGCCGGCGGCAGGCCGACGGTGCTGTTCAGGGTCGACGGCCACTCCTGTGTGGTCGACCGGGGCCTGCTCGCACGGCTGGACCTCGGCGCGGTCGGCCAGCACGTCATGCGCGACATCGACGGCTTGCCGACCGGCTGGCTGCTGGAGGAAGCCGTCGCCGTCGCCCAGGGCGCGCTGGTGGGGCTGCTCGGCCCGGCCGCCATCGACCGGGCCCGGCAGGAGACCTGTCGGGCGGCGTTGGCCCTGGGCATCACGTCCATCCACGAGATGGGGATTCCCGAGCTGTCCGACATCACCGACGCCCTCGCCTGGGCGACCGGTCCATGGCCGCTGGAGGTGCACGCGTACTGGGCGGACCTCGCCTGGCAATCCGGCGGCCCCCTCCGACCGGGTGGTGACCTGTTCCTCGACGGCTCCATCGGATCGTGTACCGCGGCGGCCAGCGCGCCCTACCTCGCCAACGACGGGGTCCGGATCAACGGCGAGCTGTTCCACGACGACGAGGCCGTGACCGACTTCTTCGTCCGGGCAACCCACGCCGGACTCGGCGCCGGCGTGCATGCCATCGGCGACGAGGCCACCGGCCAGGCCGTCCGGGCCCTCGTGCGAGCCGCCGAGGTCTGCGGCGTCGATGCGGTCCGCACGGCACGCCACCGCATCGAGCACCTCGAGCTCGTCAGCCGTGCCGACGTGACCACGCTCGGCCGCCTCGGGGTGGTCGCCAGCGTGCAACCTGCCTTCGACGCCACCTGGAACGGTCCGGCCGGGCTGTACGAGCACCGCTTCGGTCGCGACCGCGCCGACACGACCAACCCGTTCTCCTGGCTGGCAGCCGACGGTGTGGCGATGTGCTTCTCGTCGGACTCCACCGTCACCCCGATGGATCCATGGAGCGGCATCCGGGCCGCCCAGCACCACCACGGCGGACTGGCGATCGACCGTCGGACGGCGCTGGAGGCCGCCACCATCGGCGGGCACGTCGCGGTGGGCCGCGAGGACCTCGTGGGCGCGCTGCTGCCAGGACGTCGAGCCGACATCGTCGCCTGGCCGGGCGACCCCCTCACGAGCGACGCCCCGTGGGACTGGACTCCCACCGCCGTGCTCGTCGCGGGCCACCCCACCTGA